The Castellaniella sp. genome includes a window with the following:
- a CDS encoding phage holin family protein → MAFRRALQDLTSQTLALVVTRLELASLEALQVRDRLLCRLAVLLLSAIFILLALLVATLAFALWAWPTEQRYVALACMAGLYAVLGLGLIGWLVRQSRRDAPPFSVTLDVLRQDAQVLHPEAGAAEHDAALRAAAEPSVAETEAP, encoded by the coding sequence ATGGCTTTCAGACGCGCCCTTCAGGACCTGACCAGCCAGACGCTGGCGTTGGTCGTTACCAGGCTTGAACTCGCCAGCCTGGAGGCCCTGCAGGTGCGCGACCGCCTGCTGTGTCGGCTGGCCGTGCTGCTGTTATCGGCCATCTTTATCCTGCTGGCCTTGTTGGTGGCGACCTTGGCCTTTGCCTTGTGGGCCTGGCCCACAGAACAGCGCTATGTTGCCCTGGCCTGCATGGCGGGCCTGTATGCCGTGCTGGGGCTGGGATTGATCGGCTGGCTGGTGCGCCAGTCGCGTCGGGATGCGCCCCCCTTTTCAGTCACTTTGGATGTGTTGCGCCAGGACGCCCAGGTGCTGCATCCTGAGGCTGGTGCTGCCGAGCATGACGCTGCGCTGAGAGCAGCCGCTGAGCCATCTGTTGCCGAGACGGAGGCCCCATGA
- a CDS encoding lytic transglycosylase domain-containing protein, which yields MHAGYFHDRLQHGMRAVLHSLGEFIHVSAIYLGLAVLTTLVLSLVLPSMRQQSQQLHQVVLAMFQADGSSYGGNDAEYAWAPPDSQRPVSEDEAAEASEAVETEPAQAGAGETSASVAQPEFMQALAASMRDQAIPGVTAAQAQGLRSYLARKYRIAASVAGALVRTAFLVGKELKVEPQLILAVMAIESRYNPFVESAVGAQGLMQVMARVHRDKLLDHGGPAAIFNPVVNIRIGTQILSDCIRRRGSIEGGLACYVGASGPGDGGYGAKVLAERRRIALASGIPLGK from the coding sequence ATGCATGCAGGGTATTTCCATGACCGCCTGCAGCATGGCATGCGTGCCGTGCTGCATTCTCTGGGTGAATTCATCCACGTCAGCGCGATTTATCTGGGCTTGGCGGTCCTGACGACCTTGGTACTCAGCCTTGTGTTGCCTTCCATGCGCCAACAGTCTCAGCAACTGCATCAGGTTGTGCTGGCCATGTTTCAGGCGGATGGCTCAAGCTACGGCGGCAATGATGCCGAATACGCGTGGGCGCCGCCGGACAGCCAACGGCCGGTGTCTGAAGACGAAGCCGCTGAAGCCTCCGAGGCCGTGGAGACCGAGCCAGCGCAGGCCGGTGCGGGAGAGACCTCTGCTTCGGTCGCCCAGCCCGAATTCATGCAGGCACTGGCTGCCAGCATGCGTGATCAGGCCATTCCGGGCGTCACGGCAGCCCAGGCCCAGGGTCTGCGCAGCTATCTGGCCCGTAAGTACCGGATTGCCGCCAGCGTGGCGGGGGCCTTGGTACGAACGGCATTTTTGGTGGGCAAGGAACTCAAGGTCGAACCTCAGCTGATCCTGGCCGTCATGGCGATTGAGTCCCGCTATAACCCGTTTGTCGAGAGCGCGGTAGGCGCGCAGGGCCTGATGCAGGTGATGGCCCGGGTGCATCGCGACAAGCTGCTGGATCATGGCGGCCCGGCTGCGATCTTCAACCCAGTCGTCAATATCCGCATCGGCACGCAAATTCTGTCGGACTGTATCCGGCGGCGTGGCTCGATCGAGGGGGGCCTGGCTTGCTATGTGGGGGCCTCCGGCCCCGGCGATGGCGGCTATGGGGCCAAGGTCCTGGCCGAACGCCGCCGCATTGCCCTGGCTTCGGGCATTCCCCTGGGCAAATAG
- a CDS encoding patatin-like phospholipase family protein: protein MPISHDATDRPRIGLIMTGGGARAAYQAGVLSGVMQVLDPDGSPAFRNPFDIICGTSAGAINAAALACRAHQPHRAVNHLCALWQALHASDVYYADAPRLIRTGLQWLGMLTLGWLRPQWSRHAPHSLLDNQPLSRLLGRTLNFSRLQTNLSRGHLQALAITATAYTTGEHLTFYQARGAIKPWTRTLRRAVSCPIGVDHLLASSAIPFVFPARAILLGDRTLWCGDGSMRQLAPISPAIHLGAQRVFVIGTNYQDETLPGIRELSPDYPSLAQVAGHTLSNIFLDGVSVDIERMTRINELLARIPANGLKSETLRPIQTLMIAPSRSLDDIALDHLHELPRAVQTLFRVLGVSPRKHKAGGGALASYLLFEAGYTKDLIALGRADSMNRADEIIAFFKEWSA, encoded by the coding sequence ATGCCAATAAGCCACGACGCCACTGATCGGCCCCGTATCGGGCTGATCATGACGGGAGGCGGCGCTCGCGCCGCCTACCAGGCCGGGGTGTTGTCCGGGGTCATGCAGGTGCTGGACCCCGACGGCAGCCCGGCTTTTCGTAATCCATTCGATATTATTTGCGGCACATCGGCAGGGGCCATCAACGCGGCTGCCCTGGCCTGTCGCGCCCATCAGCCGCATCGGGCCGTCAATCACCTGTGTGCCCTGTGGCAGGCCCTGCATGCTTCGGATGTTTATTATGCCGATGCCCCGCGTCTGATACGTACCGGCCTGCAGTGGCTCGGCATGTTGACCCTGGGATGGCTGCGGCCCCAGTGGTCGCGCCATGCGCCGCACTCCTTGTTGGATAACCAACCTTTATCGCGCCTGTTGGGGCGCACGCTGAATTTTTCGCGCTTGCAGACCAATCTGTCCCGTGGACATCTGCAGGCGCTGGCGATCACGGCCACGGCCTACACCACGGGCGAACACCTGACGTTCTATCAGGCCAGGGGCGCCATCAAGCCCTGGACCCGTACTTTGCGCCGGGCCGTGTCCTGTCCCATCGGGGTGGATCATCTGCTGGCCTCCAGCGCGATTCCTTTTGTGTTCCCGGCGCGGGCGATCTTGTTGGGCGACCGCACCCTATGGTGCGGCGATGGCTCGATGCGCCAATTGGCGCCCATCAGTCCAGCCATTCATCTGGGGGCTCAGCGCGTCTTTGTCATCGGGACCAACTACCAGGATGAAACCCTGCCCGGCATCCGCGAGCTCAGCCCGGACTACCCCAGTCTGGCCCAGGTGGCGGGGCATACGCTGTCGAATATTTTCCTTGATGGGGTCTCGGTCGACATCGAACGCATGACGCGCATCAATGAGCTGCTTGCACGAATCCCTGCAAATGGATTAAAAAGCGAGACATTGCGCCCCATTCAAACCTTGATGATCGCACCCAGCCGGTCCTTGGACGACATCGCCCTGGACCATCTGCATGAACTGCCCCGCGCCGTGCAGACTTTGTTCCGGGTGTTGGGGGTTTCACCCCGGAAACACAAGGCCGGGGGTGGGGCGCTGGCATCCTATCTCTTGTTCGAAGCAGGCTATACCAAAGACCTGATCGCGTTAGGCAGGGCAGACAGCATGAATCGTGCTGATGAAATCATCGCTTTTTTCAAGGAGTGGTCCGCATGA
- the ubiD gene encoding 4-hydroxy-3-polyprenylbenzoate decarboxylase has protein sequence MKYRDLRDFIAQLERQGQLKRITHPVSTTLEMTEISDRVLRAGGPALLFENPSHQGQPSAMPVLTNLFGTPQRVAWGMGAQDVSALRDTGELLASLREPSPPHGMRDALSKVAMLKSALWDMNPRQVRAGACQDIVIEAADVDLHSLPLQSCWPGDVAPLLTWGLVITRGPNARRQNLGIYRQQLIGRNKLIMRWLSHRGGALDFRDHCLAHPGKPFPIAVALGTDPATLLAAVTPIPDSLSEYQFAGLLRGSRTELAAALGSDLQVPAQAEIVLEGHLLPASDPRALAPVVPDGAPMPPDTGYEMALEGPYGDHTGYYNEQDWFPVFTVERITHRRQPVYHSTYTGKPPDEPAILGVALNEVFVPLLKRQFPEITDFYLPPEGCSYRLAVVSIRKQYPGHAKRILFGLWSVLRQFMYTKFIVVVDEDINPRDWPEVIWAITTRMDPVRDTLLVENTPIDYLDFASPVSGLGGKMGLDATNKWPGETQREWGRTIEMSAEVKQRVDAMWDQLGIS, from the coding sequence GTGAAATATCGCGATCTCCGGGATTTCATCGCCCAACTCGAGCGCCAGGGGCAGCTCAAACGCATCACGCACCCCGTGTCCACCACGCTGGAAATGACTGAAATCAGCGACCGCGTCCTGCGGGCTGGGGGGCCTGCCCTATTATTTGAAAACCCCAGCCACCAAGGCCAGCCCAGTGCCATGCCGGTGCTGACCAACCTGTTTGGCACCCCGCAACGGGTGGCCTGGGGCATGGGCGCCCAGGATGTCTCGGCCCTGCGCGACACGGGCGAATTACTGGCCTCGCTGCGCGAGCCCAGCCCGCCGCACGGCATGCGCGATGCCCTATCCAAAGTCGCCATGCTGAAATCCGCCCTGTGGGACATGAATCCCCGCCAAGTCCGCGCTGGAGCTTGCCAAGACATCGTCATCGAGGCCGCCGATGTCGATCTGCACAGCCTGCCACTACAAAGCTGCTGGCCCGGCGATGTCGCACCCTTGCTGACGTGGGGGCTGGTCATCACTCGTGGTCCGAACGCCCGCCGCCAGAACCTGGGCATCTACCGCCAGCAACTGATCGGGCGCAATAAACTCATCATGCGCTGGTTATCGCATCGAGGGGGCGCGCTGGATTTCCGCGATCACTGCCTGGCCCACCCCGGCAAGCCGTTTCCGATTGCAGTTGCCCTCGGCACCGATCCCGCGACCTTGCTGGCGGCCGTCACCCCGATTCCCGACAGCCTGTCCGAATATCAATTCGCCGGTCTGCTGCGCGGATCACGCACTGAACTAGCCGCCGCGCTGGGCAGCGACCTGCAAGTCCCGGCCCAGGCTGAAATCGTGCTGGAAGGCCACTTGCTGCCGGCCTCCGACCCGCGCGCACTGGCCCCTGTGGTACCAGACGGTGCCCCGATGCCACCAGATACCGGCTACGAAATGGCCTTGGAAGGCCCCTATGGCGACCATACCGGCTACTACAACGAACAGGACTGGTTTCCAGTATTCACCGTCGAGCGCATCACGCACCGTCGCCAGCCTGTTTACCACAGCACCTACACCGGCAAACCCCCCGACGAGCCTGCCATCCTGGGCGTCGCCCTGAACGAGGTCTTCGTGCCTTTGCTGAAACGCCAGTTCCCGGAGATCACGGATTTTTATCTGCCCCCCGAGGGCTGCAGCTACCGCCTGGCGGTGGTGTCCATCCGCAAGCAATATCCGGGCCACGCCAAACGCATTCTGTTCGGCCTCTGGAGCGTACTGCGGCAATTCATGTACACCAAGTTCATTGTGGTGGTCGACGAGGACATCAATCCTCGCGACTGGCCTGAGGTCATCTGGGCCATCACCACCCGCATGGACCCGGTACGCGATACTTTATTGGTAGAAAACACGCCCATCGACTATCTGGATTTTGCCTCGCCGGTCTCTGGCCTGGGCGGCAAGATGGGGCTGGATGCCACCAACAAATGGCCGGGCGAAACCCAGCGCGAATGGGGTCGCACCATCGAGATGTCAGCCGAGGTCAAGCAACGCGTAGACGCGATGTGGGATCAACTGGGGATTTCCTGA
- a CDS encoding pyridoxal phosphate-dependent aminotransferase, with amino-acid sequence MVRLADRTERTVPFYAVEVLKQAQALAAQGHDIVSLGIGEPDFTAPARVLETLNRAADAGLSGYTAPAGIPALREAIAHYYQGHFGATVDPSRILVTSGASGALMLATLALINPGDEVLMPDPSYPANQNFITAAGGRTRLIPTTAENRFQLDASDIDAHWGPDTRGVLIASPSNPTGTSMPREALRALIAAVRARGGFVIMDEIYLGLHYDQPPASALTLDDDIIVINSFSKYFHMTGWRLGWLMAPAAMMPAIERLAASLAICAPALSQHAALSCFEPEVMQIYERRRLSFKERRDYLLPEFARLGLTVPAAPDGAFYIFSDIREFGLDSAEFCRRLLHEAGVASVPGLDFGQAHAQHTVRFSYATGLDRLREAITRMETFLGQIR; translated from the coding sequence ATGGTCCGATTGGCCGACAGAACCGAACGCACGGTTCCATTTTACGCTGTAGAAGTCCTGAAACAGGCACAGGCGCTGGCCGCACAAGGCCACGACATCGTCAGCCTGGGCATCGGCGAACCGGATTTCACGGCGCCGGCCCGAGTGCTGGAAACACTGAACCGCGCAGCGGACGCCGGCCTGAGCGGCTACACCGCCCCGGCAGGCATCCCGGCGCTGCGCGAGGCCATTGCGCATTACTACCAGGGCCATTTCGGCGCCACGGTAGACCCATCCCGGATCTTGGTCACCTCGGGTGCCTCGGGCGCCCTGATGCTGGCTACCCTGGCCCTGATCAACCCAGGCGACGAAGTGCTGATGCCTGATCCATCTTACCCGGCCAACCAGAACTTCATCACGGCGGCGGGCGGGCGCACCCGCCTGATTCCGACGACGGCCGAAAACCGCTTCCAGTTGGACGCTTCGGACATCGATGCTCATTGGGGGCCCGATACCCGAGGCGTGCTGATCGCATCCCCGAGCAACCCCACCGGCACGTCCATGCCGCGCGAAGCATTGCGCGCCCTGATTGCCGCCGTGCGCGCCCGAGGCGGCTTTGTCATCATGGACGAGATCTATCTGGGGCTGCACTACGACCAGCCGCCTGCCAGCGCCCTGACCCTGGACGATGACATTATCGTCATCAATAGCTTCTCGAAATACTTTCATATGACGGGCTGGCGCCTGGGTTGGCTGATGGCGCCGGCAGCCATGATGCCTGCCATCGAACGCCTGGCCGCCAGCCTGGCCATCTGCGCACCGGCCCTGTCCCAACATGCCGCCCTGAGCTGCTTTGAGCCCGAGGTCATGCAGATTTACGAACGCCGCCGCCTATCCTTCAAGGAACGACGAGACTACCTGCTGCCGGAATTCGCGCGGCTGGGCCTGACTGTTCCGGCGGCGCCGGACGGGGCGTTTTATATTTTTTCGGATATTCGCGAATTTGGATTGGACAGCGCCGAATTTTGCCGACGGCTGCTGCACGAAGCCGGGGTTGCTTCAGTGCCGGGGCTGGATTTTGGACAGGCTCATGCGCAGCACACGGTGCGGTTTTCGTATGCCACGGGGCTGGACCGCCTGCGCGAGGCCATCACCCGTATGGAAACCTTTCTGGGCCAGATCCGATAG